One Streptomyces sp. RPA4-2 genomic window carries:
- a CDS encoding ExeA family protein, which yields MIDRVQGYYGFTRVPFGRDLAPSMLHQHNSHREAAARIAWCINNKAIGVVTGEVGAGKTVALKGAVASLDPARFTVIYQPNPEVGMRGLYDRIVTSLGGTPKYQSAALAAQASAALAAEVDERGRTPAVVIDESHLLDHHELDAIRMLTNYEMDSTTPFAVLLIGQPTLRKRMKHGVLAALDQRISISYQMPTMNKEETSSYIKHHLTIAGRSDPLFSDDAVDLIHLTSRGLPRSVNNIALQSLIAAFADEKSIVDESSTRLAITETHATE from the coding sequence TTGATCGACCGCGTCCAGGGCTACTACGGATTCACCCGCGTCCCCTTCGGCAGGGACCTGGCCCCCTCGATGCTCCACCAGCACAACTCCCACCGGGAAGCCGCGGCCCGCATCGCCTGGTGCATCAACAACAAGGCGATCGGCGTGGTCACCGGCGAGGTCGGTGCGGGCAAGACCGTCGCCCTCAAGGGCGCCGTCGCCTCACTGGATCCGGCCCGCTTCACCGTGATCTACCAGCCCAACCCGGAGGTCGGCATGCGCGGCCTCTACGACCGCATCGTCACCAGCCTGGGCGGCACCCCGAAATACCAGTCCGCCGCTCTCGCAGCCCAGGCGTCCGCCGCGCTGGCCGCCGAGGTCGACGAGCGCGGCCGCACCCCCGCAGTCGTGATCGACGAGTCCCACCTCCTGGACCACCATGAGCTGGACGCGATCCGCATGCTCACGAACTACGAGATGGACTCCACGACGCCGTTCGCGGTGTTGCTGATCGGCCAGCCCACACTGCGGAAGCGGATGAAACACGGCGTCCTGGCAGCTCTGGACCAGCGGATCTCGATCAGCTACCAGATGCCCACCATGAACAAGGAGGAGACCTCCAGCTACATCAAGCACCATCTGACGATCGCCGGCCGCTCGGACCCGCTGTTCTCCGACGACGCCGTCGACCTGATCCACCTCACCAGCCGCGGCCTGCCCCGCTCGGTCAACAACATCGCCCTGCAGTCCCTCATCGCCGCGTTCGCCGACGAGAAGAGCATCGTCGACGAGTCCTCCACCCGCCTCGCCATCACTGAGACACACGCGACAGAGTGA